From bacterium:
TTTTGGAATTTTTCAAAAACCAGGTCTAATTGGTCTTTAGTGATTATTAGAGGCGGAGCAATTCTTATTACGTAAGTATGTGTATCTTTGCAAAGTACGCCTTCTTTTTTCAACTCTTCACAATAAGCTCTTGCTGGTTCATCAAGCTCAATAGCAATGAATAAACCTTTTCCTCTTATTTCTTTTATGTGCGGATTATTAAGAGTTTTCAGTTTTTCAAGGAAATATTTTCCGAGTTCGGCAGAATTTTGTATTAAATTTTCTTCCTTCAATACTTTTAAAGTTGCTCTTGCTACAGCGCAGCCGAGAGGGTTTCCGCCAAATGTACTTCCATGAGAGCCGGGAGTAAGTACATCCATTATGGAATTCCCTGAAAGTACCGCTGATACAGGATAAAAGCCTCCTGAAATAGCTTTGCCTACGATAATCACATCAGGATTTACATTTTCATGTTGGTGGGCAAATAATTTGCCTGTTCTTCCAAAACCTGTCTGGATTTCGTCAAACATAAGAAGAACATTATTTTCTTTGCATATTTTTTCAGCTTCTTTAAGATACCCTTCAGGCGGAATTATTATACCTGCTTCGCCCTGAACAGGCTCAAGAAGAAATGCGCAGGTGTTAGGGGTGATTGCTTCTCTTAATG
This genomic window contains:
- the rocD gene encoding ornithine--oxo-acid transaminase — translated: MTQTLSAKDYIQLENKYGAKTYSPLDIIIERGEGVWVYDIDGNKYLDCLSAFSCLNTGHCHPKILDAMIKQAGKLTITSRAFRNAELSMFLKELAELTGKEAILPMNTGAEAVETAVKLARRWAYQVKGTDKYNAEIIVCENNFHGRTTTITSFSSEPAYKEGFGPFTQGFKIIPYGDTNALREAITPNTCAFLLEPVQGEAGIIIPPEGYLKEAEKICKENNVLLMFDEIQTGFGRTGKLFAHQHENVNPDVIIVGKAISGGFYPVSAVLSGNSIMDVLTPGSHGSTFGGNPLGCAVARATLKVLKEENLIQNSAELGKYFLEKLKTLNNPHIKEIRGKGLFIAIELDEPARAYCEELKKEGVLCKDTHTYVIRIAPPLIITKDQLDLVFEKFQKILS